A DNA window from Ictalurus furcatus strain D&B chromosome 22, Billie_1.0, whole genome shotgun sequence contains the following coding sequences:
- the fam222aa gene encoding protein FAM222A isoform X3, with translation MTVQSPRYPSTAELDAYAQKTANSPLSIKIFPTNIRVPQHKHLNRTVNGYDTTGQRYSPYLQPGAYQGLLAIVKVFSTSSSSSSSSSSSSFVASAKAVVKNSEGRRTKVSPAHLAVAPYQVGFSAAPPKPHESAALTVPPNVTVAGSVIPLAGTRGINLSSQSNLPSIQSIIYQINQHCQAQALQQVSTVPPNPNSNPSPCKQGTTALGVSSVSGGSYAANLAPKGNVGYSGAVLAGQNGDAAKVTAYSESLDYILWHKQQQQQQAILRMYSGGSGGSGAVSKSPESCGPSILVGGSQASCSSRTYPIMTSVSGGGGLDKLSSSPLNCAAMQGNFALGQYFAPAWNSVLVTPESDCYNPQELPPGTTTIGQKELGFLPHQHLHHHYHHHHQHAPADSSGGICCGLPSKSLCNASVLSSSLQSLEYLINDIHPPCIKEQMLGKGYETISVPRLLDHQHAHIRLPVYR, from the coding sequence ATGACTGTCCAGTCTCCACGCTACCCGAGCACGGCAGAACTGGATGCCTACGCCCAGAAGACGGCCAACAGCCCGCTGTCCATTAAAATATTTCCTACCAACATCAGGGTCCCACAGCACAAGCATCTTAACCGCACAGTGAATGGTTATGACACAACGGGTCAACGCTACAGCCCATACCTCCAACCAGGTGCCTACCAGGGCCTTCTGGCTATCGTCAAAGTCTTTTCAACATCATCTTCGTCTTcgtcctcttcttcttcatcatcatttgtCGCTTCCGCAAAGGCTGTGGTGAAGAACTCAGAGGGCCGGCGGACTAAGGTCTCTCCTGCCCACTTAGCAGTGGCTCCCTACCAAGTGGGCTTCAGTGCGGCTCCTCCAAAGCCCCATGAGTCTGCAGCTCTTACTGTGCCGCCGAACGTCACGGTTGCTGGGTCTGTGATCCCTCTAGCAGGGACGAGAGGGATCAATCTCTCCTCTCAGTCAAATCTCCCGTCAATCCAGAGCATCATCTACCAGATCAACCAGCACTGTCAGGCCCAGGCCCTCCAGCAAGTCTCCACGGTTCCCCCGAACCCAAATTCCAATCCCAGTCCTTGCAAGCAAGGCACCACTGCACTTGGGGTTTCATCCGTCTCAGGAGGGAGTTACGCAGCAAATCTGGCACCGAAAGGGAACGTGGGATACTCTGGCGCGGTACTAGCAGGACAGAACGGGGATGCAGCAAAGGTGACTGCGTATTCCGAGAGTTTGGATTACATCCTCTGGCAcaagcagcaacagcagcagcaagccATTTTGAGGATGTACAGCGGGGGAAGTGGTGGAAGCGGTGCGGTGAGCAAGTCACCAGAATCTTGTGGCCCAAGCATCCTAGTGGGTGGATCCCAGGCATCCTGTTCCTCCAGGACATACCCAATAATGACGAGCGTGAGTGGAGGAGGCGGCCTCGACAAACTGAGCTCCTCACCATTGAACTGTGCCGCCATGCAGGGGAATTTCGCTTTGGGGCAGTATTTTGCCCCAGCATGGAACAGTGTCCTGGTCACCCCAGAAAGTGACTGCTACAACCCTCAGGAGTTGCCACCAGGTACAACAACCATTGGGCAGAAGGAGCTGGGCTTCCTGCCTCATCAACACcttcatcatcactaccaccatcatcaccaacacGCACCCGCAGACAGCTCAGGAGGCATCTGCTGTGGTTTGCCAAGTAAAAGCCTGTGCAATGCTTCTGTCCTTAGTAGCAGTTTGCAGTCGCTGGAATACCTGATCAACGACATCCACCCTCCGTGTATTAAAGAGCAGATGCTGGGTAAAGGCTATGAAACCATCTCAGTACCACGACTTCTGGATCATCAGCATGCGCACATTCGGCTTCCTGTTTACAGATAA
- the fam222aa gene encoding protein FAM222A isoform X2 translates to MYRTGEPSMTVQSPRYPSTAELDAYAQKTANSPLSIKIFPTNIRVPQHKHLNRTVNGYDTTGQRYSPYLQPGAYQGLLAIVKVFSTSSSSSSSSSSSSFVASAKAVVKNSEGRRTKVSPAHLAVAPYQVGFSAAPPKPHESAALTVPPNVTVAGSVIPLAGTRGINLSSQSNLPSIQSIIYQINQHCQAQALQQVSTVPPNPNSNPSPCKQGTTALGVSSVSGGSYAANLAPKGNVGYSGAVLAGQNGDAAKVTAYSESLDYILWHKQQQQQQAILRMYSGGSGGSGAVSKSPESCGPSILVGGSQASCSSRTYPIMTSVSGGGGLDKLSSSPLNCAAMQGNFALGQYFAPAWNSVLVTPESDCYNPQELPPGTTTIGQKELGFLPHQHLHHHYHHHHQHAPADSSGGICCGLPSKSLCNASVLSSSLQSLEYLINDIHPPCIKEQMLGKGYETISVPRLLDHQHAHIRLPVYR, encoded by the exons ATGTACAGGACAG GTGAACCAAGCATGACTGTCCAGTCTCCACGCTACCCGAGCACGGCAGAACTGGATGCCTACGCCCAGAAGACGGCCAACAGCCCGCTGTCCATTAAAATATTTCCTACCAACATCAGGGTCCCACAGCACAAGCATCTTAACCGCACAGTGAATGGTTATGACACAACGGGTCAACGCTACAGCCCATACCTCCAACCAGGTGCCTACCAGGGCCTTCTGGCTATCGTCAAAGTCTTTTCAACATCATCTTCGTCTTcgtcctcttcttcttcatcatcatttgtCGCTTCCGCAAAGGCTGTGGTGAAGAACTCAGAGGGCCGGCGGACTAAGGTCTCTCCTGCCCACTTAGCAGTGGCTCCCTACCAAGTGGGCTTCAGTGCGGCTCCTCCAAAGCCCCATGAGTCTGCAGCTCTTACTGTGCCGCCGAACGTCACGGTTGCTGGGTCTGTGATCCCTCTAGCAGGGACGAGAGGGATCAATCTCTCCTCTCAGTCAAATCTCCCGTCAATCCAGAGCATCATCTACCAGATCAACCAGCACTGTCAGGCCCAGGCCCTCCAGCAAGTCTCCACGGTTCCCCCGAACCCAAATTCCAATCCCAGTCCTTGCAAGCAAGGCACCACTGCACTTGGGGTTTCATCCGTCTCAGGAGGGAGTTACGCAGCAAATCTGGCACCGAAAGGGAACGTGGGATACTCTGGCGCGGTACTAGCAGGACAGAACGGGGATGCAGCAAAGGTGACTGCGTATTCCGAGAGTTTGGATTACATCCTCTGGCAcaagcagcaacagcagcagcaagccATTTTGAGGATGTACAGCGGGGGAAGTGGTGGAAGCGGTGCGGTGAGCAAGTCACCAGAATCTTGTGGCCCAAGCATCCTAGTGGGTGGATCCCAGGCATCCTGTTCCTCCAGGACATACCCAATAATGACGAGCGTGAGTGGAGGAGGCGGCCTCGACAAACTGAGCTCCTCACCATTGAACTGTGCCGCCATGCAGGGGAATTTCGCTTTGGGGCAGTATTTTGCCCCAGCATGGAACAGTGTCCTGGTCACCCCAGAAAGTGACTGCTACAACCCTCAGGAGTTGCCACCAGGTACAACAACCATTGGGCAGAAGGAGCTGGGCTTCCTGCCTCATCAACACcttcatcatcactaccaccatcatcaccaacacGCACCCGCAGACAGCTCAGGAGGCATCTGCTGTGGTTTGCCAAGTAAAAGCCTGTGCAATGCTTCTGTCCTTAGTAGCAGTTTGCAGTCGCTGGAATACCTGATCAACGACATCCACCCTCCGTGTATTAAAGAGCAGATGCTGGGTAAAGGCTATGAAACCATCTCAGTACCACGACTTCTGGATCATCAGCATGCGCACATTCGGCTTCCTGTTTACAGATAA
- the fam222aa gene encoding protein FAM222A isoform X1 produces the protein MLACLQPSLNATHSSKSLDTPGVRKREPSMTVQSPRYPSTAELDAYAQKTANSPLSIKIFPTNIRVPQHKHLNRTVNGYDTTGQRYSPYLQPGAYQGLLAIVKVFSTSSSSSSSSSSSSFVASAKAVVKNSEGRRTKVSPAHLAVAPYQVGFSAAPPKPHESAALTVPPNVTVAGSVIPLAGTRGINLSSQSNLPSIQSIIYQINQHCQAQALQQVSTVPPNPNSNPSPCKQGTTALGVSSVSGGSYAANLAPKGNVGYSGAVLAGQNGDAAKVTAYSESLDYILWHKQQQQQQAILRMYSGGSGGSGAVSKSPESCGPSILVGGSQASCSSRTYPIMTSVSGGGGLDKLSSSPLNCAAMQGNFALGQYFAPAWNSVLVTPESDCYNPQELPPGTTTIGQKELGFLPHQHLHHHYHHHHQHAPADSSGGICCGLPSKSLCNASVLSSSLQSLEYLINDIHPPCIKEQMLGKGYETISVPRLLDHQHAHIRLPVYR, from the coding sequence GTGAACCAAGCATGACTGTCCAGTCTCCACGCTACCCGAGCACGGCAGAACTGGATGCCTACGCCCAGAAGACGGCCAACAGCCCGCTGTCCATTAAAATATTTCCTACCAACATCAGGGTCCCACAGCACAAGCATCTTAACCGCACAGTGAATGGTTATGACACAACGGGTCAACGCTACAGCCCATACCTCCAACCAGGTGCCTACCAGGGCCTTCTGGCTATCGTCAAAGTCTTTTCAACATCATCTTCGTCTTcgtcctcttcttcttcatcatcatttgtCGCTTCCGCAAAGGCTGTGGTGAAGAACTCAGAGGGCCGGCGGACTAAGGTCTCTCCTGCCCACTTAGCAGTGGCTCCCTACCAAGTGGGCTTCAGTGCGGCTCCTCCAAAGCCCCATGAGTCTGCAGCTCTTACTGTGCCGCCGAACGTCACGGTTGCTGGGTCTGTGATCCCTCTAGCAGGGACGAGAGGGATCAATCTCTCCTCTCAGTCAAATCTCCCGTCAATCCAGAGCATCATCTACCAGATCAACCAGCACTGTCAGGCCCAGGCCCTCCAGCAAGTCTCCACGGTTCCCCCGAACCCAAATTCCAATCCCAGTCCTTGCAAGCAAGGCACCACTGCACTTGGGGTTTCATCCGTCTCAGGAGGGAGTTACGCAGCAAATCTGGCACCGAAAGGGAACGTGGGATACTCTGGCGCGGTACTAGCAGGACAGAACGGGGATGCAGCAAAGGTGACTGCGTATTCCGAGAGTTTGGATTACATCCTCTGGCAcaagcagcaacagcagcagcaagccATTTTGAGGATGTACAGCGGGGGAAGTGGTGGAAGCGGTGCGGTGAGCAAGTCACCAGAATCTTGTGGCCCAAGCATCCTAGTGGGTGGATCCCAGGCATCCTGTTCCTCCAGGACATACCCAATAATGACGAGCGTGAGTGGAGGAGGCGGCCTCGACAAACTGAGCTCCTCACCATTGAACTGTGCCGCCATGCAGGGGAATTTCGCTTTGGGGCAGTATTTTGCCCCAGCATGGAACAGTGTCCTGGTCACCCCAGAAAGTGACTGCTACAACCCTCAGGAGTTGCCACCAGGTACAACAACCATTGGGCAGAAGGAGCTGGGCTTCCTGCCTCATCAACACcttcatcatcactaccaccatcatcaccaacacGCACCCGCAGACAGCTCAGGAGGCATCTGCTGTGGTTTGCCAAGTAAAAGCCTGTGCAATGCTTCTGTCCTTAGTAGCAGTTTGCAGTCGCTGGAATACCTGATCAACGACATCCACCCTCCGTGTATTAAAGAGCAGATGCTGGGTAAAGGCTATGAAACCATCTCAGTACCACGACTTCTGGATCATCAGCATGCGCACATTCGGCTTCCTGTTTACAGATAA